Proteins encoded in a region of the Enterococcus gilvus ATCC BAA-350 genome:
- a CDS encoding YycH family regulatory protein, producing the protein MKLSEKIIRVALMALIFLSLILTYAIWLSPTSKISDVTTSKQAVKSDQNYTKATDAFLPIRGTWNLSNGKFQTSSENLLATTQARLTESTYGQLQEIAHGEDIESYYNLSNGIEMNYEGEFSLAEYIKVFDMPVNLNSMKDSDKIMFSKIQIDFSKKKIRFLNYNKDIVYEATISADFSGLETIYEKNQGRYLPMAEGNPLVPRLSRTKDRVRLKKYSYILTTQSYSLFRNAFFQNPDQAKGEEEESGSRSFVSGHEELIMDEQKRLVTFNGELPSDLAKESMYSQSFNYVSRLGTSVGNLRYFDHHDGQINYRIFVEGYPIFSQSSKGKMTVKIQHAPNTPTPQVKIETSMDTVQVPIPSDEEVELPSTLEVENSLAAAGIELDKIQSFIIGYTWQDIDGVNKLVALTPEWFVKYEDTWYSANQLMQGNLETEAS; encoded by the coding sequence ATGAAATTATCAGAAAAAATCATTCGTGTCGCACTTATGGCTCTGATTTTTCTGAGCCTCATCTTAACCTATGCCATTTGGCTTAGTCCTACCTCAAAGATATCCGATGTCACTACAAGCAAGCAGGCAGTGAAGAGCGATCAGAACTACACAAAGGCAACAGACGCTTTTCTGCCGATTCGCGGGACATGGAATTTGTCGAATGGGAAGTTTCAAACAAGCAGCGAAAATCTGCTGGCTACCACACAGGCGCGCTTAACAGAAAGTACCTATGGTCAGTTGCAAGAAATAGCCCATGGAGAAGACATTGAAAGTTACTACAATTTATCCAACGGGATTGAAATGAATTATGAAGGCGAGTTTTCTTTGGCTGAATATATCAAGGTTTTTGATATGCCGGTCAATTTGAATTCAATGAAAGATTCGGATAAAATCATGTTTTCAAAGATTCAGATTGATTTTTCCAAAAAGAAGATTCGCTTTCTGAACTATAATAAGGACATCGTGTATGAAGCGACGATTTCCGCGGATTTTTCTGGTTTGGAGACCATTTACGAAAAAAATCAAGGACGCTATTTGCCAATGGCTGAGGGAAATCCTTTGGTTCCTCGTCTGTCACGCACAAAAGATCGTGTTCGGCTTAAAAAATACAGTTATATTTTAACGACCCAATCGTATTCACTTTTTCGAAATGCATTTTTCCAAAACCCCGATCAAGCAAAAGGGGAGGAAGAAGAAAGCGGCTCTCGTTCATTTGTCAGCGGCCATGAAGAGCTTATAATGGATGAACAGAAGCGTTTGGTGACCTTTAATGGTGAGCTGCCTTCCGATTTAGCGAAGGAAAGTATGTACAGCCAAAGTTTTAATTACGTAAGCCGGTTGGGAACTTCTGTTGGAAATCTACGGTATTTTGATCATCATGACGGACAAATCAATTATCGAATATTTGTCGAAGGGTACCCGATCTTCAGTCAATCTTCTAAAGGAAAGATGACTGTCAAAATTCAGCACGCGCCTAATACACCCACACCGCAAGTCAAAATCGAGACGAGTATGGACACGGTCCAAGTACCGATACCTTCTGATGAAGAAGTTGAGCTGCCAAGCACGCTGGAGGTAGAAAACAGTCTAGCTGCGGCAGGAATCGAACTTGATAAGATCCAAAGTTTTATCATTGGCTATACTTGGCAGGATATTGATGGTGTAAATAAATTAGTTGCCTTAACGCCAGAATGGTTTGTTAAATATGAGGACACTTGGTACTCCGCTAACCAGCTGATGCAAGGAAATCTAGAAACGGAGGCGAGCTAA
- the walK gene encoding cell wall metabolism sensor histidine kinase WalK, with protein sequence MEKRIRFYRSVNFKIAFSFILILLISIEIIGAYFIRGLEKSTIDSFTKDMNQRVSLLSTTLGATMSEDAGNEADQLQRILENNGTADNITEMWVVDDKGIVIATNDVGQKDSIIGKKNEYSDIDDFSMKQYVTLDDNNRRVYINVQPIQSPTGDSAVIGALYVKSDIEQKYTEISNTALIFFTASLIAGLISIIVALLVARSITKPIKEMQKQAVRIAQGDYSEKVDVQGHDELSQLAETFNKLSDRIEDAQDTMEAERNRLDSVLTHMTDGVIATDRRGKVITINEMALSLLNTTNEQAIGQSILTLLDLEEEYTLRKLLETPEEILINRSKSDSEEDRMTLRSDFAMIRRESGFISGLVVVIHDVTEQEKTAEERRQFVSNVSHELRTPLTSVRSYLEALEEGAWEDKAVAPDFIHVTLGETDRMIRMINDLLNLSRMDSGAQQMDLELVNFNELVDYILDRFDMMVNSQEKTYRIIREFTERDLWVEIDTDKIMQVIDNIMNNAIKYSPDGGKIEVHLMETHNNVVLSISDEGLGIPKKDLEKVFERFYRVDKARARQQGGTGLGLAISKEVMKAHQGQIWVESVEGKGSTFYISLPYEPYEEDIWE encoded by the coding sequence ATGGAAAAGAGAATCCGTTTTTACCGATCGGTCAATTTCAAGATTGCGTTTTCGTTTATCTTGATTTTACTGATTTCGATCGAGATCATCGGTGCTTACTTTATTCGGGGACTTGAAAAATCAACAATCGATAGTTTTACCAAGGATATGAATCAGCGGGTCTCTTTGCTAAGTACGACCCTCGGAGCCACCATGTCAGAAGATGCCGGCAATGAGGCAGATCAGCTTCAGCGAATCCTTGAAAATAATGGAACGGCTGACAATATCACTGAGATGTGGGTGGTAGACGATAAAGGGATCGTCATCGCTACAAATGACGTGGGTCAGAAAGATTCGATCATCGGAAAGAAAAATGAATACAGCGACATCGATGATTTTTCAATGAAGCAATATGTAACACTAGATGATAATAATAGACGGGTATATATCAATGTCCAACCCATTCAGTCCCCGACCGGCGATTCGGCTGTGATCGGGGCTCTTTATGTTAAAAGTGACATTGAGCAAAAATATACCGAAATCAGCAACACAGCTTTGATTTTCTTTACTGCCTCCTTGATCGCGGGATTGATCTCGATCATTGTCGCGTTATTGGTGGCACGATCGATCACAAAGCCTATTAAAGAAATGCAAAAGCAAGCAGTTCGTATTGCGCAAGGAGACTATTCTGAGAAGGTCGATGTTCAAGGGCATGACGAGTTGAGTCAACTTGCAGAAACATTCAATAAATTATCTGACCGTATTGAAGATGCTCAGGATACGATGGAAGCTGAAAGAAATCGTTTGGACAGCGTGTTGACGCACATGACTGACGGGGTTATAGCAACAGACCGCCGAGGAAAAGTCATCACGATCAATGAAATGGCCTTGTCTTTGCTTAATACAACGAATGAACAGGCGATTGGTCAGTCGATTTTGACTCTGCTTGATTTAGAGGAAGAGTACACGCTGCGTAAATTGCTGGAAACGCCAGAAGAGATTTTAATCAATCGTTCAAAATCTGATTCAGAAGAAGATCGTATGACGCTACGATCAGATTTTGCTATGATTCGTCGTGAATCTGGCTTTATCAGTGGATTAGTAGTTGTTATCCATGACGTAACAGAACAAGAAAAGACGGCTGAAGAGCGTCGTCAGTTTGTTTCCAATGTGTCACACGAGTTGCGTACGCCGTTGACAAGTGTCCGCAGCTATTTAGAAGCGTTAGAAGAAGGTGCTTGGGAAGACAAAGCAGTAGCTCCAGACTTTATTCACGTGACTTTGGGCGAGACCGATCGAATGATTCGAATGATCAATGATTTATTGAATCTTTCTCGAATGGATTCAGGTGCGCAGCAAATGGACCTTGAACTTGTCAATTTCAATGAACTAGTGGACTATATTTTGGATCGCTTTGACATGATGGTGAACAGCCAAGAAAAAACGTATCGGATCATTCGTGAGTTTACCGAACGTGATTTATGGGTAGAAATCGATACGGATAAAATCATGCAGGTGATTGATAATATCATGAACAATGCCATCAAGTATTCACCTGACGGCGGAAAGATCGAAGTTCACTTGATGGAGACTCATAACAATGTTGTCTTAAGTATCTCTGATGAAGGACTAGGAATTCCTAAGAAGGATCTGGAAAAAGTCTTCGAACGCTTTTATCGCGTCGATAAGGCTCGTGCCCGTCAACAAGGCGGAACAGGACTTGGGCTAGCCATTTCTAAAGAAGTCATGAAGGCGCATCAAGGACAAATCTGGGTTGAGAGTGTCGAAGGAAAAGGCTCGACCTTCTATATTTCTTTACCATATGAACCCTATGAGGAGGATATTTGGGAATGA
- the yycF gene encoding response regulator YycF has product MKKILVVDDEKPISDIVKFNLTKEGYEVFTAYDGEEALEKVEEVNPDLILLDLMLPKKDGLEVAREVRKTHEMPIIMVTAKDSEIDKVLGLELGADDYVTKPFSNRELVARVKANLRRGGQAPKEEENTTQSDLTIGDLTIHPDAYMVTKHGDTIELTHREFELLHYLAKHIGQVMTREHLLQTVWGYDYFGDVRTVDVTVRRLREKIEDNPSHPTYLVTRRGVGYYLRNPEQE; this is encoded by the coding sequence GTGAAAAAAATTCTAGTAGTTGACGATGAAAAGCCGATTTCGGACATCGTAAAATTCAATTTAACCAAAGAAGGCTATGAAGTCTTCACTGCATATGATGGTGAAGAAGCCTTAGAAAAAGTCGAAGAGGTCAATCCAGATTTGATTTTATTAGATTTAATGTTGCCAAAAAAAGACGGTTTAGAAGTGGCTCGTGAAGTACGCAAGACCCATGAAATGCCGATCATTATGGTTACGGCGAAGGATTCTGAGATCGATAAAGTATTGGGCTTAGAATTAGGAGCGGACGATTATGTGACTAAACCATTTTCTAATCGTGAATTAGTTGCCCGCGTAAAGGCAAATTTACGTCGAGGTGGACAAGCGCCCAAAGAAGAAGAAAATACGACACAAAGTGATTTAACGATCGGAGATTTGACGATTCATCCAGATGCTTACATGGTAACCAAGCACGGAGATACGATCGAACTAACGCATCGTGAGTTTGAATTGCTACACTATTTGGCAAAACATATCGGACAAGTGATGACGCGAGAGCATTTACTGCAAACCGTTTGGGGATACGATTATTTTGGCGATGTGCGAACAGTGGATGTGACTGTCCGTCGTTTACGTGAAAAGATCGAGGATAACCCCAGTCATCCTACCTATTTAGTAACAAGACGTGGCGTAGGGTATTACCTACGTAACCCTGAACAGGAGTAA
- a CDS encoding DegV family protein, translated as MSEKIAILVDSGTDVPKEVVNSGPFFMVPLRIIFSDKEYRDGNDISSDTIFPLIKKELPSTSLPDGELIHQVFDEIKEQGYTHVIIVTISSGLSGTYNALRVLGEHYEGLTFQSIDTKNVGIGAGILAIYAGDLVKQGKSFSEVIEEVESKIPYTKIFFNVDTLEYLQKGGRIGLVSSLLGSALKLKPIISCNSEGIYYTVAKVRGLNKSIDKTLQLVKDHVGNHKRFNLAVTHADALETAEKIRLRLQEMFPTAENIYFGKVSPALSVHTGPGSLGVVCQVLD; from the coding sequence ATGAGTGAAAAAATCGCAATCCTAGTTGATTCTGGGACAGACGTCCCAAAGGAAGTAGTGAACAGCGGCCCTTTTTTTATGGTGCCATTGCGTATTATTTTTAGTGATAAAGAATATAGAGATGGGAACGATATTAGCTCCGATACTATTTTTCCTTTAATCAAGAAAGAGTTGCCAAGCACTTCTTTACCAGATGGCGAATTGATCCATCAGGTTTTTGATGAGATCAAAGAACAAGGCTATACACATGTGATTATTGTGACGATTTCAAGCGGGTTAAGCGGGACTTACAATGCGCTGCGCGTACTCGGCGAGCATTACGAAGGGTTAACTTTCCAATCGATTGATACGAAAAATGTGGGGATCGGAGCAGGGATTCTAGCTATTTACGCCGGCGACTTGGTGAAACAAGGCAAATCCTTCTCAGAAGTGATTGAAGAAGTAGAAAGCAAAATCCCCTACACAAAAATCTTCTTCAATGTAGACACGTTGGAGTATTTACAAAAGGGCGGACGTATTGGTTTGGTCTCTTCTTTATTGGGGAGTGCCTTGAAGTTAAAACCGATCATCTCTTGTAATTCTGAAGGCATCTACTATACAGTTGCCAAAGTTCGTGGACTAAACAAGAGTATCGATAAGACTTTACAGCTAGTAAAGGACCATGTTGGCAATCACAAGCGCTTTAATTTGGCTGTAACACACGCCGACGCATTGGAAACTGCGGAAAAAATCCGATTACGGCTACAAGAGATGTTTCCGACTGCTGAAAATATCTATTTTGGAAAAGTTTCTCCTGCATTATCCGTTCATACTGGACCAGGTTCCTTAGGCGTGGTTTGTCAAGTATTGGATTAG
- a CDS encoding DUF1836 domain-containing protein gives MEDTKLRTWAEGLKDLRLPRWEELPELELYMDQVITLVDRYLSPLIEDDKHQLLSSAMVNNYVKHKLVPPPVKKRYNRNHLAYLIAITLLKQVFAIPDINELIRMQLAINEPKDAYNSFCTVQEEALLQLAKIVLGEEIEFNSYKKDFYYLAMESAIASFTQKMLTEKIIQLEKEKEGETDE, from the coding sequence ATGGAAGATACAAAGCTCAGAACCTGGGCAGAAGGCTTAAAAGATTTACGACTGCCTCGCTGGGAAGAGTTACCCGAACTAGAGCTATACATGGATCAAGTAATCACCCTTGTTGACCGTTATTTATCCCCTTTGATAGAAGATGACAAGCATCAGCTTCTATCCAGTGCTATGGTCAATAATTATGTTAAACATAAATTAGTTCCACCACCTGTGAAGAAGAGATATAACCGTAATCATTTGGCCTATTTGATTGCTATTACGCTGCTGAAGCAAGTTTTTGCGATTCCTGATATCAATGAATTGATTCGGATGCAATTGGCGATCAATGAACCAAAGGACGCGTACAATAGTTTTTGTACCGTGCAAGAAGAAGCACTGCTGCAACTGGCAAAAATAGTTTTAGGTGAAGAAATCGAATTTAACAGCTACAAAAAAGATTTCTACTATTTAGCAATGGAAAGTGCGATAGCTTCTTTTACACAAAAAATGTTAACTGAAAAAATCATTCAATTGGAGAAAGAGAAAGAAGGCGAAACGGATGAGTGA
- a CDS encoding GH25 family lysozyme: MKKKFLMGAVVALFLLPIFPMNVDAAKGDQGVDWAVYQGAQGQFGYAHDKFSISQIGGYNAGGLYNQWTYESQVNSALAQGKRAHTYIWYDTWGSMSIAKTTMDYFLPKVKTPRGSIVALDFEHGASGNKQANTDTILYGMRRIRDAGYTPMYYSYKPFTLQNVYYQQILAEFPDSLWMAAYPNYNVTPYPVWFVFPSMDGVGIYQFTSTYVGGGLDGNIDLTGITDNGYTTLPDPNPSETTDIYRAGQNYSVMEVKNDKGHVDGFGAMAGKIKAEGWSTRTHKYQYAFALDRTTGKELKRIKLKDLPRADAAKVYNRSDTAGFQIEFNQKDVAGHSIIIMIRSTNDPKGDTKDGFNDLTETRWYLDV; the protein is encoded by the coding sequence ATGAAAAAGAAATTCTTGATGGGAGCTGTTGTAGCTCTTTTTTTATTGCCAATTTTCCCAATGAATGTGGATGCGGCTAAAGGAGATCAAGGGGTCGACTGGGCAGTTTACCAAGGCGCACAAGGTCAATTTGGCTACGCACATGATAAATTCAGTATTAGCCAGATCGGTGGATACAACGCTGGTGGACTCTACAATCAGTGGACGTATGAGAGCCAAGTGAATTCAGCTTTAGCTCAAGGAAAACGTGCGCATACGTATATTTGGTACGATACGTGGGGGAGCATGAGTATTGCAAAAACTACGATGGATTACTTCTTGCCAAAGGTGAAGACACCACGAGGATCAATTGTTGCGTTAGACTTTGAACACGGAGCTAGTGGGAACAAGCAGGCGAATACGGATACTATTTTATACGGTATGCGAAGAATTCGAGATGCTGGGTATACGCCAATGTATTACTCGTACAAACCGTTTACCCTTCAAAATGTTTATTACCAACAGATCCTAGCAGAATTCCCAGATTCACTTTGGATGGCTGCGTATCCGAATTACAACGTTACTCCTTATCCAGTGTGGTTTGTATTTCCTAGTATGGATGGTGTGGGCATCTATCAATTCACATCCACATATGTTGGCGGTGGATTAGATGGTAATATTGACTTAACAGGAATCACGGACAATGGATATACAACGCTTCCTGATCCGAATCCAAGTGAAACAACAGATATCTACCGTGCTGGACAAAACTATTCAGTCATGGAAGTCAAAAATGATAAGGGCCACGTGGATGGTTTTGGTGCAATGGCAGGCAAGATTAAGGCGGAAGGATGGAGTACTCGTACTCATAAGTATCAGTATGCCTTCGCTTTAGATCGCACGACAGGTAAAGAACTGAAGCGTATCAAACTAAAAGATCTACCGCGCGCGGATGCAGCGAAGGTATACAACCGTAGTGATACTGCAGGGTTCCAAATCGAGTTCAACCAAAAAGATGTTGCAGGCCACTCGATCATTATCATGATCCGGAGCACCAATGATCCAAAAGGTGACACGAAAGACGGATTTAATGATCTAACCGAAACACGTTGGTATTTAGACGTGTAA
- a CDS encoding phage holin, with the protein MQNKTFETLKWIALIVIPALATFVGLVGKAVNWEYTDVVVIIITGLGAFLGTVLGVSNRTYKMFPNDEEE; encoded by the coding sequence ATGCAAAATAAAACGTTTGAGACGCTTAAATGGATCGCTTTGATTGTCATACCCGCATTGGCCACTTTTGTTGGCTTAGTAGGAAAGGCAGTCAACTGGGAATATACCGATGTTGTAGTAATTATCATTACTGGATTAGGCGCTTTTCTGGGAACAGTTTTAGGGGTGTCAAACCGGACATACAAGATGTTTCCCAATGATGAAGAAGAATAG
- a CDS encoding CD1375 family protein: protein MYSALAMLYATHVIDGKRKIETVPASILDQVTEIVNDAKKQEETK, encoded by the coding sequence ATGTATTCAGCATTAGCTATGCTTTACGCAACTCACGTAATTGATGGAAAGCGCAAAATTGAAACAGTACCTGCATCAATTTTAGATCAAGTGACTGAAATCGTGAATGATGCAAAAAAGCAAGAAGAAACAAAATAA
- a CDS encoding BppU family phage baseplate upper protein, producing the protein MAKWNVVLSTTEPYNYIGMANVRQGNKNSEVMEATITQNGLPVDLSQCKGYLEAILTNGAAIQRAAKIIDAKAGKIQYTFDEYSLQAIHEQTANFIFYKGEDLIATTQDFSYFVVRAVSKTPGEMGSYWQTVEDLIADMVAFLNANKGDFTDWMNARKKEFEEWRKHQQDTFEAWREGQESDYLTWFESIKDILRSIDPGGVMLAELMDARVDLQGVRHESIKDRLIADLEYIYQKIKYQLDLIVYKHIAVGNKVTIEHDSEYQPEVKVTYYQDALGTELGGLDSSGNLGGGTIYNVPSQLSFDRKKTHVEMPLYYALNGSFIIYDKHTLLIVEGNKTLHFTMPEANITKAYINDDKTSLDKVADKLELLINDDYTVELKKK; encoded by the coding sequence ATGGCTAAATGGAATGTCGTTTTAAGCACAACTGAACCATATAACTATATTGGAATGGCCAACGTTAGGCAAGGTAATAAAAACTCAGAAGTGATGGAAGCCACCATCACTCAGAATGGATTGCCAGTCGATTTATCACAGTGCAAGGGTTATTTAGAGGCGATTCTTACCAATGGTGCAGCAATTCAACGTGCAGCGAAAATTATTGATGCAAAAGCCGGGAAAATTCAATATACATTTGATGAATACTCTTTACAGGCTATTCACGAACAAACGGCTAATTTCATATTTTATAAAGGGGAAGATTTGATCGCAACTACACAAGATTTCTCCTATTTTGTTGTTCGTGCGGTTAGTAAAACTCCTGGTGAAATGGGTTCTTATTGGCAGACGGTTGAGGACCTAATCGCAGACATGGTGGCCTTTTTGAATGCAAACAAAGGTGATTTTACTGACTGGATGAATGCTCGTAAAAAAGAATTCGAAGAATGGCGAAAGCATCAACAAGATACTTTTGAGGCTTGGCGTGAAGGTCAAGAATCAGATTATTTGACGTGGTTCGAATCAATAAAAGATATTCTTAGATCCATCGATCCTGGCGGTGTGATGTTAGCTGAACTTATGGATGCACGTGTCGATTTGCAAGGAGTTCGTCATGAGTCCATCAAAGATAGATTGATTGCAGATTTAGAATATATTTATCAAAAGATTAAGTATCAACTAGATTTGATTGTATATAAACATATTGCAGTCGGGAATAAGGTCACGATTGAACATGATTCTGAATATCAACCCGAAGTAAAAGTAACCTATTATCAGGATGCGCTAGGTACCGAATTAGGTGGTTTGGATTCTTCCGGTAACTTAGGTGGAGGAACGATCTATAATGTTCCCTCTCAACTTAGCTTTGATCGAAAGAAAACTCATGTAGAAATGCCGCTTTATTATGCTCTAAATGGATCATTCATTATTTATGATAAGCATACATTGCTGATCGTTGAAGGAAATAAAACACTTCATTTTACTATGCCAGAAGCAAATATAACTAAGGCCTATATTAATGATGACAAAACATCTTTAGATAAAGTAGCTGATAAATTAGAGCTGCTTATTAACGATGATTACACAGTAGAATTAAAGAAAAAATGA
- a CDS encoding phage tail tip lysozyme: MGTEFIYGYTSIPDDLSINGVALTDWDDLPEVNRAINGAYTFYGNYRRKGQFRSYLKKGNFVKAVVEDGSWQYFEISKVKKNLTSVSVTGRHVSYMANRNFIDLSFTASGNGQQIMSSLQNNLAFKQKFMYTSNVGTTHQFTAKQVKPIEALIGSNNGNQNLVGVTGAELDMDNFNLKLVKRIGADNGFRIDLGVNLEAIDSEVDEESVVNSLYLVGGVPDNDYDADKEPITFKYLEIAGVNDSNRRIAKRENSECKTINDLKAWGNTLFTNDRIQDPKATHEISMVALEHTIEYGDLYEGLATLHFGDTAHVKVIDRDEEIEERMIEYTWFPTLRKFKNIVLGNDLSLYTSRVETQAQEIKKKIDNRTETLVTNVLNATAWITGNSGGHVVFRPEKAPEEILIMDTAKVSTAKKVWRWNLRGLAYSSNGVNGPFEVAITSKGEIVANFIKVGIIQADVLENSINDLGDILKIVKGTLQIWNNKKKIMELTKKGLQFWSGDKEIGTIGTTDSTGDPFPDATTPTPIPDNALVIRTEGDGKYILISPNKGKGFAMLSNGTTIHFGDMNIQGKVQIYKDVDIKGKLTLSGREVFPGQGGGSSGSPGGQGNGWNGQYPPEVQTSAEKFAWQAWVTLLSLGYSPAAAAGILGNINGEAGPSMNPDIDQIGGPAYGAIQFDGSAYPIAGVPATSNGRNYVQSLFRVSGIAGNYREMAPQMRLVDWANSNGQWIGAVAPTTVAGFKAITDPSQAAFVFEKNFERPRDSHPDRQGYAVYWYNKFKDLKIPQANSDIVSIAKSLLGYFTYQLSHGESLIGSVANPDRNGVTDCSGFVWLVLAMAGYRVPANMQWFTGSMASDARSTHSWFQEISPEQTRAGDVVIYNVGGGAGSSGHTAILLEQYHGNDTQIIQMGGDSRFSGVNTSTIGYSFGSLLGGDRCLARAVK; this comes from the coding sequence ATCGGTACAGAATTTATTTATGGTTACACCTCTATTCCTGATGATTTGTCTATCAATGGTGTAGCACTAACTGATTGGGATGATTTACCAGAAGTAAATAGAGCAATAAATGGGGCTTACACTTTTTACGGGAATTATCGTCGTAAAGGACAATTTAGAAGTTATTTAAAAAAAGGAAACTTTGTCAAAGCCGTAGTTGAAGATGGGTCTTGGCAGTACTTTGAAATATCGAAAGTTAAAAAAAACCTGACTAGCGTTTCGGTTACTGGTCGGCATGTTAGCTATATGGCTAATAGAAACTTTATTGATTTGTCGTTTACTGCTTCCGGAAACGGGCAGCAGATTATGAGTAGTCTGCAAAATAATCTAGCTTTTAAACAAAAATTTATGTACACCTCTAATGTAGGAACCACGCACCAGTTTACAGCTAAGCAAGTGAAACCTATAGAAGCGTTGATTGGATCAAACAATGGAAATCAAAACTTAGTTGGTGTAACTGGTGCAGAACTTGATATGGACAATTTCAATTTGAAACTTGTCAAAAGAATCGGTGCGGACAATGGTTTTCGTATAGATCTTGGTGTGAACCTAGAAGCTATCGATTCGGAAGTAGATGAAGAATCCGTAGTGAATTCTCTTTATTTAGTCGGAGGTGTTCCTGATAACGACTACGATGCTGATAAGGAACCAATAACGTTCAAGTACTTAGAAATCGCAGGGGTAAATGATAGCAATCGAAGAATTGCCAAGCGTGAAAATTCTGAGTGTAAGACAATCAATGACTTAAAAGCTTGGGGAAATACATTATTTACAAATGATCGTATCCAGGATCCAAAAGCTACACACGAAATTTCAATGGTAGCTTTGGAACATACGATTGAATACGGTGATTTGTATGAAGGCTTAGCCACACTACATTTTGGCGATACTGCACACGTAAAAGTGATTGATCGTGATGAAGAGATAGAAGAACGAATGATTGAATACACCTGGTTCCCTACTTTGAGAAAATTCAAAAATATCGTTCTTGGTAATGATCTTTCGCTATATACATCACGAGTCGAGACTCAAGCTCAAGAGATAAAGAAAAAAATTGATAATAGGACTGAAACATTAGTAACGAACGTTCTAAACGCAACGGCATGGATCACTGGTAATTCCGGTGGACATGTCGTTTTTCGTCCAGAAAAAGCGCCAGAAGAAATCCTAATTATGGACACAGCAAAGGTATCTACAGCAAAAAAAGTTTGGCGCTGGAATCTAAGAGGACTAGCCTATTCTTCCAATGGCGTTAATGGCCCATTCGAGGTTGCTATTACCAGCAAAGGAGAGATTGTAGCTAACTTCATCAAGGTGGGGATTATCCAGGCAGATGTTCTAGAAAACTCAATTAATGACTTAGGCGACATCTTGAAAATTGTCAAAGGAACTTTGCAAATTTGGAACAATAAAAAGAAAATTATGGAACTGACAAAAAAAGGACTGCAGTTTTGGAGTGGCGATAAAGAAATCGGAACGATTGGTACGACTGATTCAACGGGAGATCCATTCCCAGATGCAACAACACCAACTCCGATTCCTGACAATGCCTTAGTCATTCGAACTGAAGGAGATGGGAAATATATTCTCATTTCACCAAATAAGGGCAAAGGTTTTGCCATGCTGTCAAATGGAACAACTATCCATTTTGGAGATATGAACATCCAAGGTAAAGTACAAATTTACAAAGATGTTGATATTAAAGGAAAGCTGACTCTAAGTGGTCGTGAAGTCTTCCCAGGACAAGGCGGAGGTTCTAGCGGATCGCCTGGCGGTCAAGGAAATGGTTGGAATGGTCAATACCCTCCAGAAGTGCAAACAAGTGCTGAGAAGTTTGCGTGGCAAGCTTGGGTGACGTTACTAAGTCTAGGATATTCCCCTGCAGCAGCAGCCGGTATTCTAGGGAATATTAACGGTGAAGCAGGACCTAGCATGAATCCTGACATTGATCAAATTGGTGGCCCAGCATATGGAGCAATTCAGTTTGATGGCTCGGCATATCCTATTGCTGGTGTGCCGGCGACTTCTAACGGACGTAACTATGTTCAAAGTTTATTCAGGGTTTCTGGAATTGCTGGAAACTATCGTGAAATGGCACCTCAAATGAGATTAGTTGATTGGGCCAACTCAAATGGTCAATGGATTGGTGCGGTAGCTCCAACTACTGTTGCAGGCTTTAAAGCCATAACTGATCCGAGTCAAGCGGCTTTTGTGTTTGAAAAGAATTTCGAGCGACCAAGAGATTCACATCCCGACAGACAAGGATATGCGGTCTATTGGTATAACAAGTTCAAAGATTTGAAAATACCGCAAGCAAATAGCGATATTGTATCGATCGCGAAAAGCTTATTAGGCTACTTCACCTATCAATTGTCTCACGGGGAAAGTCTTATTGGTTCAGTTGCTAATCCAGACCGAAACGGTGTTACCGACTGTTCTGGGTTCGTTTGGTTAGTTCTGGCTATGGCTGGATATCGAGTACCAGCAAACATGCAATGGTTTACAGGTAGTATGGCTAGTGATGCAAGAAGTACTCATAGCTGGTTTCAAGAGATTTCGCCAGAACAGACACGAGCCGGAGATGTAGTTATCTATAACGTCGGTGGAGGTGCCGGTTCAAGCGGGCACACTGCTATTTTATTAGAGCAATATCATGGTAATGATACGCAAATCATTCAAATGGGAGGAGATAGTCGTTTTAGCGGCGTAAATACCTCAACGATTGGTTACTCATTTGGATCTCTTCTAGGCGGAGATAGATGTCTAGCCAGAGCAGTGAAATAG